Proteins from a single region of Chlorocebus sabaeus isolate Y175 chromosome 25, mChlSab1.0.hap1, whole genome shotgun sequence:
- the RGS1 gene encoding regulator of G-protein signaling 1 encodes MRAAAISTPKLDKMPGMFFSANPKELKGTAHSLLDDKMQKRRPKTFGMDMKAYLRSMIPHLESGMKSSKTKDILSAAEVMQWSLSLEKLLANQTGQKVFGSFLKSEFSEENIEFWLACEDYKKTESDLLPCKAEEIYKVFVHSDAAKQINIDFRTRESTAKKIKAPTPTCFDEAQKVIYTLMEKDSYPRFLKSDIYLNLLNGLQANSLK; translated from the exons ATGCGCGCAGCAGCCATCTCCACTCCAAAGTTAGACAAAATGCCAGGAATGTTCTTCTCTGCtaatccaaaggaattgaaaggaACCGCTCATTCACTTCTAGACGACAAAATGCAAAAAAGGAGGCCAAAGACTTT TGGAATGGATATGAAAGCATACCTGAGATCTATGATCCCACATCTGGAATCTGGAATGAAATCTTCCAAGACCAAGGACAT ACTTTCTGCTGCTGAAGTAATGCAATGGTCTCTGTCTCTGGAAAAACTTCTTGCCAACCAAA CTGGTCAAAAAGTCTTTGGAAGTTTCCTAAAGTCTGAATTCAGTGAGGAGAATATTGAGTTCTGGCTGGCTTGTGAAGACTATAAGAAAACAGAGTCTGATCTTTTGCCCTGCAAAGCAGAAGAGATATATAAAGTATTTGTGCATTCAGATGCTGCTAAACAA atcAATATTGACTTCCGCACTCGAGAATCTACAGCCAAGAAGATTAAAGCACCAACCCCCACATGTTTTGATGAAGCACAAAAAGTCATATATACTCTTATGGAAAAGGACTCTTATCCCAGGTTCCTCAAATCAGATATTTACTTAAATCTTCTCAATGGCCTGCAGGCTAATAGCCTAAAGTGA